The proteins below are encoded in one region of Stigmatopora argus isolate UIUO_Sarg chromosome 2, RoL_Sarg_1.0, whole genome shotgun sequence:
- the dhodh gene encoding dihydroorotate dehydrogenase (quinone), mitochondrial isoform X2 — protein sequence MATVLKKQLKEAAKIIGSGSLLFASYLTLVGDENFYAHHLMPLLQKVVAAETAHVLAVKMMSLGLVPLNRYKDPESLGVNVLGLKFKNPIGIAAGFDKHGEAVDGLYKIGFGFVEVGTITPQPQEGNPKPRVFRLGADHAIINRYGFNSCGVLEAQHRLKAREAAQHEQTQAGCPLGINLGKNKQSHDAQADYLEGMRVLGPLADYLVVNVSSPNTPGLRDLQGKAELRRLLHTVLKERDGTAGGHKTPILVKIAPDLSAQDKRDIADVVTELGVDGLMVSNTTVSRPDILQDSHKCESGGLSGQPLKDMSTNTVREMYSLTKGKVTIVGIGGVASGKDAMDKIRAGASLVQLYTALAYQGPPVVNKIKRELEQLLKEQGFSSVSEAVGADHRGLDVSSHKQSRFVNVSLRCPRLSRLHEYNQSDDIPGHNRESQADHEHDCKGTIEKAAAADAAQRCHGLLRHNFRPVIWRSQVKRRLSGR from the exons ATGGCGACAGTTTTGAAG AAGCAACTGAAAGAGGCGGCAAAGATAATTGGCTCAGGTAGCCTCCTCTTCGCCTCCTACCTCACACTGGTGGGAGATGAGAATTTCTATGCCCACCATCTGATGCCCCTACTCCAAAAGGTCGTGGCGGCAGAGACGGCACACGTTCTAGCGGTCAAAATGATGAGTCTGGGTTTGGTTCCGCTCAATCGCTATAAGGACCCCGAGTCACTG GGCGTTAACGTTCTGGGTCTAAAGTTCAAAAACCCCATCGGGATCGCGGCGGGCTTCGACAAGCACGGGGAAGCGGTGGACGGTTTGTACAAGATAGGCTTTGGCTTCGTGGAAGTCGGAACCATCACTCCCCAACCGCAAGAAGGCAATCCCAAGCCACGTGTTTTCCGACTGGGGGCAGACCACGCCATCATTAACAG GTATGGTTTCAACAGTTGTGGGGTGCTAGAAGCACAGCACAGGTTAAAGGCCCGGGAGGCAGCTCAGCACGAGCAGACACAAG CCGGATGTCCCCTGGGCATCAACTTGGGGAAGAACAAGCAGTCCCACGATGCCCAGGCAGATTACTTGGAGGGAATGAGAGTGCTTGGTCCGCTAGCTGATTACCTTGTGGTCAATGTCAGCAGTCCCAATACGCCGGGTCTTCGTGACCTACAAGGCAAAGCTGAGCTCCGTCGACTCCTACATACA GTGTTAAAGGAGCGGGATGGGACGGCTGGAGGACATAAAACCCCAATCCTGGTCAAGATCGCACCTGACCTCTCTGCACAGGACAAACGGGACATTGCCGATGTCGTTACTGAG CTTGGAGTGGATGGCCTAATGGTGTCCAACACCACTGTGTCGCGACCAGACATACTCCAAGATTCTCACAAGTGTGAGTCCGGTGGCCTGAGTGGGCAGCCTCTAAAAGACATGTCTACAAACACGGTCAGAGAAATGTACAGCCTGACTAAAG GCAAAGTGACAATCGTTGGAATTGGCGGCGTAGCCAGCGGAAAAGACGCCATGGATAAAATCCGGGCTGGTGCATCATTAGTTCAGCTTTACACAGCTTTGGCCTACCAAGGCCCGCCCGTAGTCAACAAGATAAAACGGGAATTGGAACAGCTTCTGAA AGAACAAGGATTTAGCAGCGTTTCTGAGGCCGTCGGCGCAGACCACAGGGGATTGGATGTCTCCAGTCACAAACAAAGCCGGTTTGTAAAT GTATCCTTGCGGTGTCCTCGACTGTCTCGTCTGCACGAATACAATCAGAGTGATGACATTCCCGGCCACAATCGCGAAAGCCAAGCTGACCATGAACACGACTGCAAAGGTACGATTGAGAAAGCCGCAGCAGCAGACGCTGCACAGAGGTGCCATGGACTGCTCCGACACAACTTCCGCCCGGTAATCTGGAGGAGTCAGGTTAAACGCAGGCTCAGCGGTCGCTAA
- the dhodh gene encoding dihydroorotate dehydrogenase (quinone), mitochondrial isoform X1: protein MATVLKKQLKEAAKIIGSGSLLFASYLTLVGDENFYAHHLMPLLQKVVAAETAHVLAVKMMSLGLVPLNRYKDPESLGVNVLGLKFKNPIGIAAGFDKHGEAVDGLYKIGFGFVEVGTITPQPQEGNPKPRVFRLGADHAIINRYGFNSCGVLEAQHRLKAREAAQHEQTQAGCPLGINLGKNKQSHDAQADYLEGMRVLGPLADYLVVNVSSPNTPGLRDLQGKAELRRLLHTVLKERDGTAGGHKTPILVKIAPDLSAQDKRDIADVVTELGVDGLMVSNTTVSRPDILQDSHKCESGGLSGQPLKDMSTNTVREMYSLTKGKVTIVGIGGVASGKDAMDKIRAGASLVQLYTALAYQGPPVVNKIKRELEQLLKEQGFSSVSEAVGADHRGLDVSSHKQSRFVNVFLRKSGMENRLDRNSPEPELVTRPLKSILARSNECWMCSADVFQLLHGRTLITQQVPSSQVPPPQPSHLPPLLPQFVTFELCQILREKLT, encoded by the exons ATGGCGACAGTTTTGAAG AAGCAACTGAAAGAGGCGGCAAAGATAATTGGCTCAGGTAGCCTCCTCTTCGCCTCCTACCTCACACTGGTGGGAGATGAGAATTTCTATGCCCACCATCTGATGCCCCTACTCCAAAAGGTCGTGGCGGCAGAGACGGCACACGTTCTAGCGGTCAAAATGATGAGTCTGGGTTTGGTTCCGCTCAATCGCTATAAGGACCCCGAGTCACTG GGCGTTAACGTTCTGGGTCTAAAGTTCAAAAACCCCATCGGGATCGCGGCGGGCTTCGACAAGCACGGGGAAGCGGTGGACGGTTTGTACAAGATAGGCTTTGGCTTCGTGGAAGTCGGAACCATCACTCCCCAACCGCAAGAAGGCAATCCCAAGCCACGTGTTTTCCGACTGGGGGCAGACCACGCCATCATTAACAG GTATGGTTTCAACAGTTGTGGGGTGCTAGAAGCACAGCACAGGTTAAAGGCCCGGGAGGCAGCTCAGCACGAGCAGACACAAG CCGGATGTCCCCTGGGCATCAACTTGGGGAAGAACAAGCAGTCCCACGATGCCCAGGCAGATTACTTGGAGGGAATGAGAGTGCTTGGTCCGCTAGCTGATTACCTTGTGGTCAATGTCAGCAGTCCCAATACGCCGGGTCTTCGTGACCTACAAGGCAAAGCTGAGCTCCGTCGACTCCTACATACA GTGTTAAAGGAGCGGGATGGGACGGCTGGAGGACATAAAACCCCAATCCTGGTCAAGATCGCACCTGACCTCTCTGCACAGGACAAACGGGACATTGCCGATGTCGTTACTGAG CTTGGAGTGGATGGCCTAATGGTGTCCAACACCACTGTGTCGCGACCAGACATACTCCAAGATTCTCACAAGTGTGAGTCCGGTGGCCTGAGTGGGCAGCCTCTAAAAGACATGTCTACAAACACGGTCAGAGAAATGTACAGCCTGACTAAAG GCAAAGTGACAATCGTTGGAATTGGCGGCGTAGCCAGCGGAAAAGACGCCATGGATAAAATCCGGGCTGGTGCATCATTAGTTCAGCTTTACACAGCTTTGGCCTACCAAGGCCCGCCCGTAGTCAACAAGATAAAACGGGAATTGGAACAGCTTCTGAA AGAACAAGGATTTAGCAGCGTTTCTGAGGCCGTCGGCGCAGACCACAGGGGATTGGATGTCTCCAGTCACAAACAAAGCCGGTTTGTAAAT GTGTTTTTGCGGAAGAGcggtatggaaaacagactggatcggAACTCTCCAGAACCGGAGTTGGTGACCCGTCCGCTAAAG TCCATCCTGGCTCGCTCTAACGAGTGCTGGATGTGCTCTGCGGACGTCTTTCAGCTTCTGCATGGACGCACTCTTATAACACAGCAAGTTCCCAGCAGTCAAGTTCCACCTCCGCAGCCttctcatcttcctcctcttctccctcagTTTGTAACCTTCGAGCTTTGTCAAATATTGAGGGAAAAACTGACTTAA
- the dhodh gene encoding dihydroorotate dehydrogenase (quinone), mitochondrial isoform X4, protein MMSLGLVPLNRYKDPESLGVNVLGLKFKNPIGIAAGFDKHGEAVDGLYKIGFGFVEVGTITPQPQEGNPKPRVFRLGADHAIINRYGFNSCGVLEAQHRLKAREAAQHEQTQAGCPLGINLGKNKQSHDAQADYLEGMRVLGPLADYLVVNVSSPNTPGLRDLQGKAELRRLLHTVLKERDGTAGGHKTPILVKIAPDLSAQDKRDIADVVTELGVDGLMVSNTTVSRPDILQDSHKCESGGLSGQPLKDMSTNTVREMYSLTKGKVTIVGIGGVASGKDAMDKIRAGASLVQLYTALAYQGPPVVNKIKRELEQLLKEQGFSSVSEAVGADHRGLDVSSHKQSRFVNVFLRKSGMENRLDRNSPEPELVTRPLKSILARSNECWMCSADVFQLLHGRTLITQQVPSSQVPPPQPSHLPPLLPQFVTFELCQILREKLT, encoded by the exons ATGATGAGTCTGGGTTTGGTTCCGCTCAATCGCTATAAGGACCCCGAGTCACTG GGCGTTAACGTTCTGGGTCTAAAGTTCAAAAACCCCATCGGGATCGCGGCGGGCTTCGACAAGCACGGGGAAGCGGTGGACGGTTTGTACAAGATAGGCTTTGGCTTCGTGGAAGTCGGAACCATCACTCCCCAACCGCAAGAAGGCAATCCCAAGCCACGTGTTTTCCGACTGGGGGCAGACCACGCCATCATTAACAG GTATGGTTTCAACAGTTGTGGGGTGCTAGAAGCACAGCACAGGTTAAAGGCCCGGGAGGCAGCTCAGCACGAGCAGACACAAG CCGGATGTCCCCTGGGCATCAACTTGGGGAAGAACAAGCAGTCCCACGATGCCCAGGCAGATTACTTGGAGGGAATGAGAGTGCTTGGTCCGCTAGCTGATTACCTTGTGGTCAATGTCAGCAGTCCCAATACGCCGGGTCTTCGTGACCTACAAGGCAAAGCTGAGCTCCGTCGACTCCTACATACA GTGTTAAAGGAGCGGGATGGGACGGCTGGAGGACATAAAACCCCAATCCTGGTCAAGATCGCACCTGACCTCTCTGCACAGGACAAACGGGACATTGCCGATGTCGTTACTGAG CTTGGAGTGGATGGCCTAATGGTGTCCAACACCACTGTGTCGCGACCAGACATACTCCAAGATTCTCACAAGTGTGAGTCCGGTGGCCTGAGTGGGCAGCCTCTAAAAGACATGTCTACAAACACGGTCAGAGAAATGTACAGCCTGACTAAAG GCAAAGTGACAATCGTTGGAATTGGCGGCGTAGCCAGCGGAAAAGACGCCATGGATAAAATCCGGGCTGGTGCATCATTAGTTCAGCTTTACACAGCTTTGGCCTACCAAGGCCCGCCCGTAGTCAACAAGATAAAACGGGAATTGGAACAGCTTCTGAA AGAACAAGGATTTAGCAGCGTTTCTGAGGCCGTCGGCGCAGACCACAGGGGATTGGATGTCTCCAGTCACAAACAAAGCCGGTTTGTAAAT GTGTTTTTGCGGAAGAGcggtatggaaaacagactggatcggAACTCTCCAGAACCGGAGTTGGTGACCCGTCCGCTAAAG TCCATCCTGGCTCGCTCTAACGAGTGCTGGATGTGCTCTGCGGACGTCTTTCAGCTTCTGCATGGACGCACTCTTATAACACAGCAAGTTCCCAGCAGTCAAGTTCCACCTCCGCAGCCttctcatcttcctcctcttctccctcagTTTGTAACCTTCGAGCTTTGTCAAATATTGAGGGAAAAACTGACTTAA
- the dhodh gene encoding dihydroorotate dehydrogenase (quinone), mitochondrial isoform X3, producing the protein MATVLKKQLKEAAKIIGSGSLLFASYLTLVGDENFYAHHLMPLLQKVVAAETAHVLAVKMMSLGLVPLNRYKDPESLGVNVLGLKFKNPIGIAAGFDKHGEAVDGLYKIGFGFVEVGTITPQPQEGNPKPRVFRLGADHAIINRYGFNSCGVLEAQHRLKAREAAQHEQTQAGCPLGINLGKNKQSHDAQADYLEGMRVLGPLADYLVVNVSSPNTPGLRDLQGKAELRRLLHTVLKERDGTAGGHKTPILVKIAPDLSAQDKRDIADVVTELGVDGLMVSNTTVSRPDILQDSHKCESGGLSGQPLKDMSTNTVREMYSLTKGKVTIVGIGGVASGKDAMDKIRAGASLVQLYTALAYQGPPVVNKIKRELEQLLKEQGFSSVSEAVGADHRGLDVSSHKQSRFVNVFLRKSGMENRLDRNSPEPELVTRPLKAKSNLCRLQ; encoded by the exons ATGGCGACAGTTTTGAAG AAGCAACTGAAAGAGGCGGCAAAGATAATTGGCTCAGGTAGCCTCCTCTTCGCCTCCTACCTCACACTGGTGGGAGATGAGAATTTCTATGCCCACCATCTGATGCCCCTACTCCAAAAGGTCGTGGCGGCAGAGACGGCACACGTTCTAGCGGTCAAAATGATGAGTCTGGGTTTGGTTCCGCTCAATCGCTATAAGGACCCCGAGTCACTG GGCGTTAACGTTCTGGGTCTAAAGTTCAAAAACCCCATCGGGATCGCGGCGGGCTTCGACAAGCACGGGGAAGCGGTGGACGGTTTGTACAAGATAGGCTTTGGCTTCGTGGAAGTCGGAACCATCACTCCCCAACCGCAAGAAGGCAATCCCAAGCCACGTGTTTTCCGACTGGGGGCAGACCACGCCATCATTAACAG GTATGGTTTCAACAGTTGTGGGGTGCTAGAAGCACAGCACAGGTTAAAGGCCCGGGAGGCAGCTCAGCACGAGCAGACACAAG CCGGATGTCCCCTGGGCATCAACTTGGGGAAGAACAAGCAGTCCCACGATGCCCAGGCAGATTACTTGGAGGGAATGAGAGTGCTTGGTCCGCTAGCTGATTACCTTGTGGTCAATGTCAGCAGTCCCAATACGCCGGGTCTTCGTGACCTACAAGGCAAAGCTGAGCTCCGTCGACTCCTACATACA GTGTTAAAGGAGCGGGATGGGACGGCTGGAGGACATAAAACCCCAATCCTGGTCAAGATCGCACCTGACCTCTCTGCACAGGACAAACGGGACATTGCCGATGTCGTTACTGAG CTTGGAGTGGATGGCCTAATGGTGTCCAACACCACTGTGTCGCGACCAGACATACTCCAAGATTCTCACAAGTGTGAGTCCGGTGGCCTGAGTGGGCAGCCTCTAAAAGACATGTCTACAAACACGGTCAGAGAAATGTACAGCCTGACTAAAG GCAAAGTGACAATCGTTGGAATTGGCGGCGTAGCCAGCGGAAAAGACGCCATGGATAAAATCCGGGCTGGTGCATCATTAGTTCAGCTTTACACAGCTTTGGCCTACCAAGGCCCGCCCGTAGTCAACAAGATAAAACGGGAATTGGAACAGCTTCTGAA AGAACAAGGATTTAGCAGCGTTTCTGAGGCCGTCGGCGCAGACCACAGGGGATTGGATGTCTCCAGTCACAAACAAAGCCGGTTTGTAAAT GTGTTTTTGCGGAAGAGcggtatggaaaacagactggatcggAACTCTCCAGAACCGGAGTTGGTGACCCGTCCGCTAAAG GCTAAATCGAATCTGTGCAGGCTGCAGTGA
- the dhodh gene encoding dihydroorotate dehydrogenase (quinone), mitochondrial isoform X5, translating to MATVLKKQLKEAAKIIGSGSLLFASYLTLVGDENFYAHHLMPLLQKVVAAETAHVLAVKMMSLGLVPLNRYKDPESLGVNVLGLKFKNPIGIAAGFDKHGEAVDGLYKIGFGFVEVGTITPQPQEGNPKPRVFRLGADHAIINRYGFNSCGVLEAQHRLKAREAAQHEQTQAGCPLGINLGKNKQSHDAQADYLEGMRVLGPLADYLVVNVSSPNTPGLRDLQGKAELRRLLHTVLKERDGTAGGHKTPILVKIAPDLSAQDKRDIADVVTELGVDGLMVSNTTVSRPDILQDSHKCESGGLSGQPLKDMSTNTVREMYSLTKGKVTIVGIGGVASGKDAMDKIRAGASLVQLYTALAYQGPPVVNKIKRELEQLLKEQGFSSVSEAVGADHRGLDVSSHKQSRCFCGRAVWKTDWIGTLQNRSW from the exons ATGGCGACAGTTTTGAAG AAGCAACTGAAAGAGGCGGCAAAGATAATTGGCTCAGGTAGCCTCCTCTTCGCCTCCTACCTCACACTGGTGGGAGATGAGAATTTCTATGCCCACCATCTGATGCCCCTACTCCAAAAGGTCGTGGCGGCAGAGACGGCACACGTTCTAGCGGTCAAAATGATGAGTCTGGGTTTGGTTCCGCTCAATCGCTATAAGGACCCCGAGTCACTG GGCGTTAACGTTCTGGGTCTAAAGTTCAAAAACCCCATCGGGATCGCGGCGGGCTTCGACAAGCACGGGGAAGCGGTGGACGGTTTGTACAAGATAGGCTTTGGCTTCGTGGAAGTCGGAACCATCACTCCCCAACCGCAAGAAGGCAATCCCAAGCCACGTGTTTTCCGACTGGGGGCAGACCACGCCATCATTAACAG GTATGGTTTCAACAGTTGTGGGGTGCTAGAAGCACAGCACAGGTTAAAGGCCCGGGAGGCAGCTCAGCACGAGCAGACACAAG CCGGATGTCCCCTGGGCATCAACTTGGGGAAGAACAAGCAGTCCCACGATGCCCAGGCAGATTACTTGGAGGGAATGAGAGTGCTTGGTCCGCTAGCTGATTACCTTGTGGTCAATGTCAGCAGTCCCAATACGCCGGGTCTTCGTGACCTACAAGGCAAAGCTGAGCTCCGTCGACTCCTACATACA GTGTTAAAGGAGCGGGATGGGACGGCTGGAGGACATAAAACCCCAATCCTGGTCAAGATCGCACCTGACCTCTCTGCACAGGACAAACGGGACATTGCCGATGTCGTTACTGAG CTTGGAGTGGATGGCCTAATGGTGTCCAACACCACTGTGTCGCGACCAGACATACTCCAAGATTCTCACAAGTGTGAGTCCGGTGGCCTGAGTGGGCAGCCTCTAAAAGACATGTCTACAAACACGGTCAGAGAAATGTACAGCCTGACTAAAG GCAAAGTGACAATCGTTGGAATTGGCGGCGTAGCCAGCGGAAAAGACGCCATGGATAAAATCCGGGCTGGTGCATCATTAGTTCAGCTTTACACAGCTTTGGCCTACCAAGGCCCGCCCGTAGTCAACAAGATAAAACGGGAATTGGAACAGCTTCTGAA AGAACAAGGATTTAGCAGCGTTTCTGAGGCCGTCGGCGCAGACCACAGGGGATTGGATGTCTCCAGTCACAAACAAAGCCG GTGTTTTTGCGGAAGAGcggtatggaaaacagactggatcggAACTCTCCAGAACCGGAGTTGGTGA